The Impatiens glandulifera chromosome 3, dImpGla2.1, whole genome shotgun sequence genome contains a region encoding:
- the LOC124928871 gene encoding endonuclease 2 encodes MEKLVLSVVIISLFLSPAVHGWGIDGHLTICRIAQGRLNKAAAAAVKELLPESAGGDLGSECSWADKVKFRYHWSSPLHYIDTPDEACTYQYKRDCIDHETGEVDRCVAGAINNYTTQLQTYNTNSNYNLTEALLFLSHYMGDIHQPLHVGFTSDRGGNTIDVHWYTRKSELHHVWDASIIETAETRFYDSNVDDMIEAIQRNISGVWADEVDSWETCSGKSTTTCPDKYASEGIKAACAWAYKGVSEDSLLEDDYFLSRLPTVYLRLAQGGVRLAAALNRIFS; translated from the coding sequence atggagaaattggtTTTATCAGTAGTGATTATTTCTTTGTTTCTTTCTCCAGCAGTACATGGGTGGGGGATTGATGGGCATCTCACAATTTGCAGGATTGCTCAGGGGAGATTGAATAaagcggcggcggcggcagtGAAGGAGCTGCTACCGGAATCTGCAGGAGGGGATCTTGGAAGTGAATGTTCATGGGCAGATAAAGTGAAGTTTCGTTATCATTGGTCATCTCCTCTTCATTACATTGACACTCCTGATGAAGCTTGTACGTATCAATACAAGAGAGATTGTATTGATCATGAGACTGGAGAAGTAGACAGGTGCGTTGCTGGCGCCATTAACAACTACACCACTCAGCTTCAAACTTACAACACCAATTCCAACTATAATCTGACGGAAGCACTTCTCTTCCTGTCTCATTATATGGGTGATATTCATCAGCCATTGCACGTTGGTTTTACATCAGACAGGGGAGGCAACACTATTGATGTCCATTGGTACACCAGGAAATCCGAGCTCCATCATGTTTGGGATGCCAGTATAATCGAAACTGCGGAAACCAGGTTTTATGATTCGAATGTAGATGATATGATTGAAGCCATCCAAAGAAACATATCGGGTGTTTGGGCAGACGAAGTTGATTCATGGGAGACTTGCAGTGGTAAAAGCACGACAACTTGCCCAGACAAATATGCAAGCGAAGGTATTAAGGCGGCATGTGCATGGGCATACAAGGGTGTAAGCGAAGACTCTCTTCTTGAAGATGACTA